A genomic window from Arthrobacter globiformis includes:
- a CDS encoding L-serine ammonia-lyase codes for MAVGVFDLFSIGIGPSSSHTVGPMRAAAVFSEELASSGVLEQVASLRVDLYGSLAATGHGHGTMTAILLGLEGFHPELILPDEVEERLAAIDATGTLQLAGSVALPYGVKDMVLRPLTILPRHTNGMTFAVSDAEGNVLHEATFFSVGGGFIVREGEEDAALKELDESKKELPLPFRTAAELLEHCGAQGLSISEVMLVNERASRSEEEIREGLLHIYSVMEGCVEVSLQREGLLPGGLKVRRRAPDWHERLLKEDKDRDPKYWQEWVNLIALAVNEENASGGRVVTAPTNGAAGIIPAVLYYALHFAPGMDQATQEDRDDVVVKFLLTAGAVGVLYKEQASISGAEVGCQGEVGSASSMAAAGLAEVMGGTPAQVENAAEIAMEHNLGLTCDPIGGLVQVPCIERNAIAAAKAINAAKMALWGDGSHRVSLDEVIVTMRETGKDMSSKYKETAMGGLAVNVVAC; via the coding sequence ATGGCTGTTGGCGTCTTTGACCTGTTTTCCATTGGGATTGGCCCTTCGTCCTCGCACACCGTTGGACCCATGCGGGCTGCGGCGGTGTTCTCCGAGGAACTGGCGTCCTCCGGCGTGCTGGAACAGGTGGCGTCGCTGCGGGTGGACCTGTACGGATCCCTCGCGGCGACAGGGCACGGCCACGGAACCATGACGGCGATCCTGCTGGGCCTGGAGGGCTTCCATCCCGAGCTGATCCTGCCCGATGAGGTCGAGGAGCGGCTGGCTGCGATCGACGCGACCGGGACCCTGCAGCTGGCCGGGTCCGTCGCCCTGCCCTACGGGGTGAAGGACATGGTCCTGCGGCCGCTGACCATCCTGCCGCGGCACACGAACGGCATGACGTTCGCGGTGTCCGACGCCGAGGGGAACGTGCTTCACGAGGCGACGTTCTTCTCCGTGGGCGGCGGGTTCATTGTCCGCGAGGGCGAGGAGGATGCGGCCCTGAAGGAGCTCGATGAGTCCAAGAAGGAGCTTCCGCTGCCGTTCCGGACCGCCGCGGAACTGCTGGAGCACTGCGGCGCCCAGGGCCTGTCCATCAGCGAGGTCATGCTGGTCAACGAGCGTGCCTCGCGGTCGGAGGAGGAGATCCGGGAAGGCCTGCTGCATATTTACTCGGTGATGGAAGGCTGTGTGGAGGTCAGCCTCCAGCGGGAGGGGCTGCTGCCCGGCGGGCTGAAGGTCCGCCGTCGTGCCCCCGACTGGCACGAACGCCTCCTCAAGGAGGACAAGGACCGGGACCCCAAGTACTGGCAGGAGTGGGTGAACCTGATCGCGCTGGCGGTCAACGAGGAGAACGCCTCGGGCGGGCGTGTGGTGACTGCCCCGACGAACGGCGCCGCGGGCATCATCCCGGCTGTTCTTTACTACGCGCTGCACTTCGCGCCGGGCATGGACCAGGCAACCCAGGAGGACCGCGATGACGTGGTGGTGAAGTTCCTGCTGACCGCCGGCGCCGTCGGGGTGCTTTATAAGGAGCAGGCGTCCATTTCCGGCGCGGAGGTGGGCTGCCAGGGCGAGGTGGGTTCGGCGTCGTCGATGGCGGCAGCCGGCTTGGCCGAGGTCATGGGCGGCACGCCGGCGCAGGTGGAGAACGCCGCCGAGATCGCGATGGAACACAACCTGGGCCTGACGTGCGATCCGATCGGCGGGCTGGTCCAGGTGCCCTGCATCGAGCGCAACGCGATCGCCGCCGCCAAGGCCATCAATGCGGCCAAGATGGCGTTGTGGGGCGACGGCTCGCACCGGGTCTCACTGGATGAGGTCATCGTGACCATGCGCGAGACCGGCAAGGACATGAGCTCCAAATACAAGGAAACCGCGATGGGCGGCCTCGCCGTCAACGTTGTGGCCTGCTGA
- a CDS encoding SDR family NAD(P)-dependent oxidoreductase, producing MLNFRLDGKKALVTGAGRGLGKAIADGLAECGATVYGTSRDTESAKQISERYGTPPLVVDVTDTTGIAGFVESLQQASGGIDLLVNNAGVNVPKPAVELTEEDWDSVFDTNLKGAFFLTTAVARRWMDSGSAGAIVNIASQAGIVGIEDRAAYGTSKAGMIHLTKSLALEWAAAGIRVNAIAPTFVRTELTASTLSRPDWAEELLSRIPAGRFGEPEDIAGGVAFLLSDAASLITGHTLTVDGGYTIR from the coding sequence GTGCTGAATTTCCGCCTGGACGGCAAAAAGGCACTGGTGACCGGGGCGGGCCGCGGTCTCGGCAAGGCCATCGCTGATGGCCTTGCCGAGTGCGGCGCCACCGTCTACGGAACCAGCCGCGACACCGAAAGTGCCAAGCAGATCAGTGAGCGGTACGGAACCCCGCCCCTGGTCGTGGACGTCACCGACACCACCGGCATCGCCGGGTTCGTCGAATCCCTCCAGCAGGCCAGCGGCGGCATTGACCTGCTGGTCAACAATGCCGGCGTCAATGTGCCCAAGCCTGCCGTGGAGCTCACCGAGGAAGACTGGGACAGTGTCTTCGACACCAACCTCAAGGGCGCCTTCTTCCTGACCACGGCGGTGGCGCGGCGCTGGATGGACTCCGGATCTGCCGGCGCCATCGTCAACATCGCGTCCCAGGCGGGGATCGTGGGAATCGAGGACCGGGCGGCGTACGGCACCAGCAAGGCGGGGATGATCCACCTCACCAAGAGCCTGGCCTTGGAGTGGGCCGCCGCGGGAATCCGGGTAAACGCTATCGCTCCGACGTTCGTCAGGACTGAACTGACCGCGTCCACCCTCAGCAGACCGGACTGGGCGGAAGAACTGCTGTCCCGGATCCCGGCCGGCCGCTTCGGGGAACCTGAAGACATCGCGGGCGGGGTCGCGTTCCTGCTCAGCGACGCGGCGTCGCTCATTACCGGCCACACACTGACTGTCGACGGCGGCTACACGATCCGCTGA
- a CDS encoding MOSC domain-containing protein, with product MTETYRYDVDVLHLLLSPSHAYFGRARDGAADVPTADADRVEIVAGKGIVGDRFFGKAAHMDAAVTLFAVEALEAMAAELDAGPFDPLLTRRNVIVRGAHLAPLLGREFTLESQGDAVRFKGGRPAHPCAWMDRMLAPGAHAAMRGRGGVRCQALSDGVLHRGPAVLVSPVPLEPELAGVPSVLRPGRLT from the coding sequence ATGACCGAAACGTACCGGTACGACGTGGACGTGCTGCATCTGCTCCTTTCGCCGTCGCACGCATACTTCGGCCGCGCGCGGGACGGCGCCGCTGATGTGCCGACGGCGGATGCCGACCGGGTGGAGATCGTGGCCGGTAAAGGCATCGTCGGGGACCGGTTCTTCGGCAAGGCTGCGCACATGGACGCGGCGGTCACCCTGTTCGCCGTCGAGGCCCTCGAAGCCATGGCGGCAGAACTGGACGCCGGCCCCTTCGACCCGCTGCTGACCCGGCGCAACGTGATCGTCAGGGGAGCACACCTGGCCCCGCTCCTCGGCCGGGAGTTCACCCTGGAATCCCAAGGGGACGCAGTGCGGTTCAAAGGCGGACGGCCCGCCCACCCGTGCGCATGGATGGACCGCATGCTCGCCCCCGGGGCGCATGCCGCCATGCGGGGGCGCGGCGGCGTGCGCTGCCAGGCGCTTTCCGACGGCGTGCTGCACCGCGGGCCTGCGGTGCTGGTCAGCCCTGTGCCGCTTGAGCCCGAACTGGCAGGCGTTCCGAGTGTGCTGCGGCCGGGCCGGCTGACGTAG
- a CDS encoding 3-hydroxyacyl-CoA dehydrogenase family protein — protein MEITQTITATAVVGAGYMGGGIAQVLALHGYKVALGDVDGEIAERARVRLVDQARDFEARGLLPAGAAETIAANLAAAASIEDAVSMADYVAEAVPEDPVIKADILRRISSTAPAAAIIASNASAIPIGELAASVTGPGRFLGVHWMNPAPFIPGVELIPGPQTSPQVMDLAEELILALGKTPARVADTPGFVANRLQFALYKEAARIVEEGVAAPSQIDAVVSNTFGFRLALFGPFAIGDMAGLDVYESSYRTLEKAYGERFSPPAALTAVVEEGNLGLKTGRGFLDIDPASRESLVAYRDSAYARLSRLRAELGQAPGL, from the coding sequence ATGGAAATCACGCAGACCATCACGGCCACGGCAGTGGTTGGTGCCGGCTACATGGGCGGCGGCATAGCGCAGGTCCTGGCCCTGCACGGGTACAAAGTGGCCCTGGGCGACGTCGACGGCGAGATCGCCGAGCGCGCCCGCGTCCGCCTCGTGGACCAAGCCCGGGACTTCGAAGCCCGGGGGCTGCTGCCTGCCGGCGCCGCTGAAACCATTGCGGCCAACCTTGCCGCTGCCGCCAGCATCGAGGATGCTGTTTCGATGGCAGACTACGTCGCCGAGGCAGTCCCGGAGGACCCGGTCATCAAGGCGGACATCCTCCGCCGCATCTCGTCTACCGCGCCGGCAGCGGCAATCATCGCGTCTAACGCCTCGGCCATTCCAATCGGGGAACTTGCAGCGTCCGTCACCGGCCCCGGGCGTTTCCTCGGTGTGCACTGGATGAATCCCGCGCCCTTCATCCCCGGTGTCGAACTCATTCCGGGACCGCAGACCTCGCCCCAGGTCATGGATCTCGCTGAAGAACTCATCCTGGCCCTCGGCAAGACACCGGCGCGGGTGGCGGACACTCCGGGATTCGTTGCCAACAGGCTGCAGTTCGCGCTGTACAAGGAAGCGGCCCGGATCGTTGAAGAAGGCGTGGCGGCCCCGTCCCAGATTGATGCGGTGGTCAGCAACACGTTCGGATTCCGGCTCGCCCTGTTCGGGCCTTTTGCCATCGGTGACATGGCCGGACTGGACGTCTACGAATCCTCCTACCGGACTCTGGAAAAGGCGTACGGCGAACGGTTTTCCCCGCCCGCGGCGCTGACTGCCGTGGTGGAGGAAGGAAACCTCGGACTGAAAACCGGCCGCGGTTTCCTGGACATCGACCCAGCCAGCAGGGAAAGCCTTGTCGCCTACCGGGACAGTGCCTACGCCCGGCTGTCACGGCTCCGGGCCGAGCTCGGCCAGGCCCCGGGACTGTAA
- the lipA gene encoding lipoyl synthase, with the protein MTLAPEGRKMLRIEQRNAATPVERKPDWIKAKVQMGPEFVQLKNLVKKEGLHTVCEEAGCPNIFECWEDKEATFLIGGSECTRRCDFCQIDTGKPSPVDRFEPTKVARSVQAMQLRYATVTGVARDDLEDEGVWLYAETVRKIHELNPGTGVELLIPDFSGKPEHIAAICDSKPEVFAHNVETVPRIFKRIRPAFRYERSLDVITQGRNLGMVTKSNLILGMGETREEISEALKDLHQAGCDLITITQYLRPSERHLPVDRWVKPQEFVDLATEAEEIGFLGVMSGPLVRSSYRAGRLWATAMRKKGWEIPAELAHIESSGSTRQEASSLLAAHQ; encoded by the coding sequence ATGACACTGGCACCAGAGGGCCGGAAAATGCTGCGGATCGAGCAGCGCAATGCGGCCACCCCGGTGGAACGCAAGCCGGACTGGATCAAGGCCAAGGTCCAGATGGGCCCGGAATTCGTCCAGCTCAAAAACCTGGTCAAGAAGGAAGGCCTGCACACCGTCTGCGAAGAGGCCGGCTGCCCCAACATCTTCGAATGCTGGGAAGACAAGGAAGCCACCTTCCTGATCGGCGGCTCCGAATGCACCCGCCGCTGCGACTTCTGCCAGATCGACACCGGCAAACCCTCCCCGGTGGACAGGTTCGAACCCACCAAGGTCGCCCGCTCCGTCCAGGCAATGCAGCTCCGCTACGCCACCGTCACCGGCGTCGCCCGGGACGACCTCGAGGACGAAGGCGTCTGGCTCTACGCCGAAACGGTCCGCAAAATCCACGAGCTGAACCCCGGCACCGGCGTCGAACTCCTGATCCCGGACTTCTCCGGCAAACCCGAGCACATCGCCGCGATCTGCGACTCCAAACCCGAGGTGTTCGCGCACAACGTCGAAACCGTGCCAAGGATCTTCAAGCGCATCCGGCCCGCGTTCCGCTACGAACGCTCCCTGGACGTCATCACCCAGGGCCGGAACCTGGGCATGGTCACCAAATCCAACCTCATCCTGGGCATGGGCGAAACCCGCGAAGAGATCTCCGAAGCCCTGAAAGACCTGCACCAGGCCGGCTGCGACCTGATCACCATCACCCAGTACCTGCGCCCCTCCGAACGCCACCTCCCGGTGGACCGCTGGGTCAAGCCGCAGGAATTCGTGGACCTCGCCACCGAGGCCGAGGAGATCGGCTTCCTCGGCGTCATGTCCGGCCCCCTGGTCCGTTCCTCCTACCGGGCCGGCCGGCTCTGGGCGACCGCGATGCGCAAAAAGGGCTGGGAAATCCCCGCCGAACTCGCCCACATCGAATCCTCCGGATCCACCCGCCAGGAAGCCAGCTCCCTGCTCGCAGCACACCAGTAA